GCGGACTCCGGAAGAATATTCGGAAGGGCTGGTTCGAATTCTGGAGGACAACGAACGCCTGGAGCAGTTGGTCGGGCGCATGCTGACACTGGCGAGATTCGAAGAGCAGGGAGCGAGCGTTTCTGAAGGAGTCGATCTTGGCCGCAGCGTGCAGAAGACGGTCGACTCGCTGCAGCGCTGGATTGAGGCGCGGGGGATCGAGCTGTCAGTTGAGAGGGGCAAGAACGTCAGGGTGTCACTCTCGGACGAGGCGGCAGAGATACTCGTTTCCAATCTGCTGATGAACGCGGTCCAACACAGCGCCAGCGGAACCCAAGTGTCGCTGGCAGTTCGTCTGGAGGGTGAAAAGTGTGCGGTGCTTCAGATAAGAGATGCGGGCGATGGAATCTCAGCCGGGAGCCTGCCGCATGTCTTCGATCGGTTCTATCGTGAAGATCGTTCGCGATCCAGAGCGACCGGAGGTTCGGGTCTCGGATTGGCGATCTGCAAAAGCATCGTCGAAGGCGCCAATGGCTCGATTGAGATTGAGAGCGCAATCGGTCAAGGAACCACGGTGACGGCGAGGTTCGCGTTGCTTACAGAGAAACCGTATGCTCCGGCTCCGGCAGCGTTGCAAACTCCGGAGTGTGATGCCTGGTCAGCAGGAAGTAAACAACAGGCGTCACCACAAGGCTGAGCAACATTGAAATCGCGAGTCCGCCGATGACCGCGATCGCCAGCGGCTGCAACATCTGTGAGCCCGCGCCCAATGCGAGTGCGAGCGGCAGCATGCCTGAGACGGCTGCTAAAGCGGTCATCAGGATTGGACGCAGACGTCGCTGCGCTGCCATCACCATTGCTTCGCGGGCGTTCATGCCTTCGGCGCGATAGCGCTCATCGGCATCAAGAAGAAGGATTCCATTCTTCGCAACGATGCCGATGACCATAATCAAGCCCATGAAGCTGGCTACGTTGAAGGTGATTCCGGTGACGAGAAGAGCGCCGACTACACCGGCGATGGATAAGACTGATGATGTGAGGATCGCGGTTGGCGCAGCGAAGTTGCGGAATTCTGTCAGGAGAACGCCGAACACCAGCACGAGCGCCATCAAGAGGACGCGCGCGAGTTCTCCGAACGACTTTTGCTGCTCCTGGTATGTTCCGCCGTACTCGACGCGCACGTTGGCGGGCAGGTGCATTGCCTGAACGCGCTGCTGAACCTTCTTCACGGCGGTTCCCAGATCAGTTCCTTCCAGGTTGCCGGTGACGACGGCCACTCTCTGCAGATTTTCGCGACGGATTTCATTTTGTGGCGGAAGCTGGGTGATCGTCGCCATGGAGCCGAGCGAAGCGGTGTGTCCGGAGCTTGAATTGAAGACGGTGTCGCGCATGGTCTCGAGCGACTGACGCGTTTCATCTCCCAGGCGGACGCGAACTCCATATGGTCTGCCATTGCTGATGACGGGGGTGGAGACTTCCACGCCGTCGAGAATTGCCGTCGCATCTTCAGCGACTTCCTGCGGCGTGAATCCCATTCTTGCGGCGAGTTGTGAGTCGACTTCGAAGTTTGTGGCGGGTCCGCTGACGGTGTTGTCGATTCCGTTCTCAACATCGACGACCCCGTTTACTTTCTTGATTTCATCCGCGACACGAGGAGCGATTTCATTGAGCAGCGCGGCGTCAGGCGTGAACAGCTTGATTTGAATCGGCTCGGGTGCGTTGGAGAGATCGTTGATGTTGTCCTGCAATATCTGTGTGAGCTCGATGTCCAATTGCGGTTCGGACTGCTTGACCTGCTTGCGGACGTCGGCCATGATTTCATCGATTCCGCGGCTGCGGTGTTGCTTCAGCTTGACGGTGATGTCGCCCGTGTTGGTTTCAGTGACGGCTGCAAGTCCCATCTGCAGTCCTGTCCTGCGGCTGGTGCTTTCTACCTCGGGTGTGTTGTGAAGAATGGCTTCAACGTGGTCAAGCACTGCGCCGGTTGAGGCGAGAGAGCTGCCAGCAGGCATTACATAATCGAGGATGAATCCTCCCTCATCCATTTCCGGCAGAAGATCAGTGCCGAGCCCTTTATAGGCGAAGAATGTGCCAACGAGCAGCAGCAGACAGAGAGCTCCAAGCCAGATGGGACGGCTTAGCGACCAATCGAGTGCGCTGTGATGCCACTGCATGACGCGGCCGAGGACACGGCCATGTGCGTGTTCGTCCTTTTCGGCGATGTGCGGGCTGCCGGCGGGATGTGCATGCTGCTCTGGTGTGGATGCCTTGACTCGCAGGAGAGAGAGCGCAAGGCCCGGTGTCCATGTGACCGCCAAGAGAAGAGAGGTGAGCAGAGAGACGGTCATCGTGACAGCGAGCGCTCGAAAGAAGCTGCCGGTCACGCCTGTTACAACAATCAGCGGAAGGAAAACGACGACGGGCGTGATCGTGGACCCGATGAGAGGGCGGGAGATTTCGCGGAGTGCCTTTCGTACAGCTTCGACGCGCCCTTCACCGCTTTCTCTGTGGAGCGCGATGTTTTCGACGACGACGATGGCGTCGTCGATTACGAGCCCGATAGCGGCAGCCAGGCCGCCCAGGGTCATCAAGTTGAAACTTTGACCCATGAGCCAAAGCGCCAACACTGTTACGGCTACGGTGACCGGGATCACGAGGCCTGCAATCAGAGAGGATCGCCAGTCTCGCAGAAATAGATAGAGGATGACGCAGGCGAGGAGCAGACCGATCAGGATTGCGTCGCGGACGCTTTTGATGCTCTCGCGTACAAGTTGCGATTGATCGTAGTAGGGCTCAAGTTTGGTGCCCGCCGGAAGCTTCGTGCGAAGCTGTGTAACTTCAGCCGCGACGCCGTCCGCAACTGCAACGGTATTGCTCGATGGCTGACGTGTGATGTTAAGGAGAACGGCCGGCTTGCCGTTCGCCGACACGAAGGTGTAAGCCGGAACGGGAGCTTGAATCACGTCGGCAACGTCACTGACGCGGACGGGCGCTCCTGTGTTGGTGCTCTTGACGGTGAGATGTTTCAGGTCATCGATGTCATGGGCCTGAGCGCCGACGAGCGCGAGTACGAGCTGGTGATTCTCCTCATACAGGCCAGGCGAATCGATGATGTTGGCTGTGCCGATGGCGTTCGCTAGGTCGAGGATTGTGACGCCGGCGGCCTGCAACTTCGCCATGTTGGGAACGACGTGGAACTCTGGAACTTTGCCGCCTTGTATGGTGACGGTGCTCACGCCGCTCACGCGGTTTAGCGGAGGCTGCAGCGTGTAGGTTGCCAACTCCCAGAGCTGAGTTTGCGAGAGCGTGTCCGAGGTGAGGCTGTAGCCGAGGATCGGAAAGGTTGCGAATGTGAGCCGGTTGGTTGTGATCTTGGCTGTTGCTGGCAGCGATTGCTGTACGCGGCTGATAGCTGCGTTTACAAGCTGCAGGGTCTGATACATGTCGGAAGACCAGTCGAAGAAGAGGCTGACTTCCGCCGATCCTCGACTGGTTGTGGAGCGGACTGTTTGGAGACCGGGCACGCTGTTGACCGCGTCTTCAATCGGCTTAGTGATGGTGACCTGCATTTGCTCGACGGGCATGACACCGTTGTCGACGCCGATCACGACTCGGGGGAAGTTGGTTTCCGGAAATACGGCGATGGGCGTTTTGAAAAACCCATAGATTCCGGCAGTCGTAAGGGCGAGCGCAACAAAGAAGATCGTGCGGTGCCAACGTACAAGCCAGAATGTGCTGCCGGATGTCTCCGCAGCGCTCACCTGATCCTGGTTAGCGGAGGCCATCAGTCCTTCGCTCCCTTGTCATCTGAAGCGGAACCCTTATCGTCGTCCTTGTCTCCGCCGATTTTCACCTTGGATCCCTCGTCCAAGCCGTAGCCACCTTCTGTGATTACGAGATCAGCGGGCGAGACTCCGTCAAGAATCTGGACTTTGTCGGGCGTACGCAGCCCAATCTTGACGGAGCGTTTCTTTGCTGTCTGGTCCGAGCCTACGACGAGTACATTCGTTCCTCCATCATCGGAGGGAAGAATCGAGGATGCCGGCAACTGGACGGCGTTCGGTATCGTTATCCCTTGCAGGACGGCGTGGACCGGTGTGCCGACTTTGTATCGTCCGTCCGGATTCGGGAGTTTCAACCAGACTTCGACAGTGGTCGAGCCAGGATCGAGTGCCGGGCTGATCAGGGAGACAGTACCGGACTGCGGGTCGTCGATGCCGGGGACGTACACCTGAGCTGAGCCGCCCAGCTTCAACTTCTGAGCCGACGCCTGCGCAATGTGAAGCTTGGCGACGAGGGAGCTGGTGTCCATGATTGTGATTACCGGCGTTCCGGCGGCCGCTGTTTCACCAGGAAAGAGCGGACGATCCGTGACGACTCCGTTGATCGGGCTGCGCAGATTGGCATAGTCAACCTGGGCTTCGGCGTTGATCAATCGACCTTGAGCGGAAGTGAGCTGACCTCTCGACGCTTCTTCATCTGTTTTGCGGGTCGTGCCCTGCACGCTCTGCAGATGCTTCACTGCAGAGTCGTATGTGGCTTGGGCCTGCACCTGCGCGGCGATCGCGGTGTCCACATCTCGTCCTGCTATCGCGCCTTGCTGCAACAATTTCCTGCGCTCGTCTGCCGTTCGAGTCGCAACCTCGAGATTCGCCTTCGCCTGATCAACGTCCAACTGAGCTTTCTGAACTTCTTCAGGAATTGTGGCTCGCGTGGCAGTGGTGTAGGCCGCCTGCGCTGAGGTCACTGCGCCCTTCGAATCAAGAGCACTACCTTGCAGATCGCGGTCTTCAAGCGAAACGACAAGTTGTCCTTTTTTTACGTGCGCGCCGCGTTGTACATATTCAGCTCGGATTGGAGCGCTGATCCGTGGTGCAATGGCGGCCTGGGCGAGAGGAGCGAGGATTGCGTCTGCCGTGATCTGCTCCGATATTGGTCCAACGGATGGGTGCTCCGCCTGAACGGCAACGGCTTCGTCAGAATCTTCGTCCGCAGTTGTCGCTTTCTTGCAGCCCGCGAGGATTCCGGGCAGTACCGCCAAGGTGATAGCGGCGACTCTCCATCGAATCGAGTTGCAATTTCTCCGTGGCATCCGTGCTAGAGCCTTCCTGTCAGGGTTTCGAGTTGCGCTAAAGCGGTCTCGTAGCGAACCAATCCGTCGGCCTGTGCATTTTCTGCCGATATCAACGTGTTCTGAGCATCTACAACGTCCAACACTGTTCCTTCGCCATTTACATAACGGAGATTTGTCAGCCGGAGGCTCTCGCGTGCGTCGGCGACGCTGATATCCAGAGAAGCCAATTGACGGCGAGCGACCTCGGCTTCGTCATAGAACTCGGCGAGGTCTGCAACGAGTTTTCGTTGCGCGTTCGTGAGCGTCGCCTTGGCGGCCTCGGATCTCAGCCTGGCTTCCTTGACCTTGCGTTCTGTTGTGAGCCAATCCCACACCGGAATATCGACCGTAGCGCCGGCCGAATAGCCAAGGTTGCGAGCTCCGTCGGGTCCGCGCTTCGCAAATTGTGGAGCGTCAATACCGTACGTATAGTTCAGCGTTAGATCCGGCAGAAGCCCGGCTCGCGCGGTAAGTGTCTGGGCCTCGCTCACCTGCAGCCCAGCCATGGCGCTTCGTATCTCTGGATTATTTGCCTTGGCTGCAGCGTCAATGGTGGGACGATCCGGAAGCATGGCCGGCGTGGCGGTCGGTTCGAGTGAATAGGGTGTCGACGGATCAGGAAACAGAAGAACGCCTAACTCCAGTCGAGCTTTCGCTGCCGCAAGTTTCGCATCATCGAGCTCTCGTTCGCGCTGTTCGGCGCTGAGCCGGGCTTTTATCACGTCAGCGTGCGCCGCTTCACGTGCGTTCTCACGCTTTGTCGTGATGTCGAGAAAACTGTTGGCTTCGTCGAGCGCGGCTTGCGCAATGATGACCTTCTGATTGGCCGCCCCGCTAGTGTAGTAAAGACCGACTACAGTTTGCACGAGTCCGCGGCGGGCGACCTCGAGCTCGGCTTCGGCTCGCGCGGCATTTGCGTCGGCCAACTTTACGGCTCCGATCTGCGCGAGGCCGATCGTCTCCGTCGCTATGCCCTGACTGTAGTACTCATGGACTGCATTGTTGGCGATGAAGACGGGTAGTGATTCATTCAGGCCGCCCTGCGTTGTCACAGCCTGCGAGCCGTTCGACTGAGTGAAGAGATATTGATTGTGGTACGTGGCGGATGGCAGGAGAGCTGCTCGAGCATCTTTCCGCTCCAGCGCGGTTGCGCGCCCTTCTGCGGCTGCGGCCGCGAATGTCGGCTCGTTCGCTTCGGCCCTGCGGATCGCTTCGTCCAAAGTGATGGGAGCGTCCGGCTTGCTCGGCGTTACTTGTGCGGAGATGAGGCCAATGCTTCCGCAAAATAGCGCACAGAAGCAGATGCGGCAAAGAGGTCGCATGGAAGTTGAGTCTAAAGCCAGTTTGCTTAAGAAACGCTGAATACCAGCCGCCAATGGTCTCCTCTGATTCAGGGATGAGCCCGTTTGCTCTTTGAGATGTATTGCTTCTACCGTGAGATGTGCGTGGCTTAAGGCAGGCTTAATCTTTGGCGGTTAGCTTGGATAAGTCATCCGGTCGGACATTCGATCTGGTGCGGACACACCAAAAAGGAGAAGGAACCGTGCGAAAGTCTCGATCTTTGCTGATGCAGAGCTGCATGTTCCTGGCATTTGCTGTGCCGGCTGTATCGGCCCAGTCATGGCAGGTGCTCAGGACATTTCATGTTGGTGGCGAGGGAGGCTGGGACTACGTCACTGTCGATGCTCCCAATCACCGGCTGTTTGTGACGCGCACGACGCATACCCTGGCG
The genomic region above belongs to Acidobacteriaceae bacterium and contains:
- a CDS encoding TolC family protein, producing MRPLCRICFCALFCGSIGLISAQVTPSKPDAPITLDEAIRRAEANEPTFAAAAAEGRATALERKDARAALLPSATYHNQYLFTQSNGSQAVTTQGGLNESLPVFIANNAVHEYYSQGIATETIGLAQIGAVKLADANAARAEAELEVARRGLVQTVVGLYYTSGAANQKVIIAQAALDEANSFLDITTKRENAREAAHADVIKARLSAEQRERELDDAKLAAAKARLELGVLLFPDPSTPYSLEPTATPAMLPDRPTIDAAAKANNPEIRSAMAGLQVSEAQTLTARAGLLPDLTLNYTYGIDAPQFAKRGPDGARNLGYSAGATVDIPVWDWLTTERKVKEARLRSEAAKATLTNAQRKLVADLAEFYDEAEVARRQLASLDISVADARESLRLTNLRYVNGEGTVLDVVDAQNTLISAENAQADGLVRYETALAQLETLTGRL
- a CDS encoding efflux RND transporter permease subunit, with the translated sequence MASANQDQVSAAETSGSTFWLVRWHRTIFFVALALTTAGIYGFFKTPIAVFPETNFPRVVIGVDNGVMPVEQMQVTITKPIEDAVNSVPGLQTVRSTTSRGSAEVSLFFDWSSDMYQTLQLVNAAISRVQQSLPATAKITTNRLTFATFPILGYSLTSDTLSQTQLWELATYTLQPPLNRVSGVSTVTIQGGKVPEFHVVPNMAKLQAAGVTILDLANAIGTANIIDSPGLYEENHQLVLALVGAQAHDIDDLKHLTVKSTNTGAPVRVSDVADVIQAPVPAYTFVSANGKPAVLLNITRQPSSNTVAVADGVAAEVTQLRTKLPAGTKLEPYYDQSQLVRESIKSVRDAILIGLLLACVILYLFLRDWRSSLIAGLVIPVTVAVTVLALWLMGQSFNLMTLGGLAAAIGLVIDDAIVVVENIALHRESGEGRVEAVRKALREISRPLIGSTITPVVVFLPLIVVTGVTGSFFRALAVTMTVSLLTSLLLAVTWTPGLALSLLRVKASTPEQHAHPAGSPHIAEKDEHAHGRVLGRVMQWHHSALDWSLSRPIWLGALCLLLLVGTFFAYKGLGTDLLPEMDEGGFILDYVMPAGSSLASTGAVLDHVEAILHNTPEVESTSRRTGLQMGLAAVTETNTGDITVKLKQHRSRGIDEIMADVRKQVKQSEPQLDIELTQILQDNINDLSNAPEPIQIKLFTPDAALLNEIAPRVADEIKKVNGVVDVENGIDNTVSGPATNFEVDSQLAARMGFTPQEVAEDATAILDGVEVSTPVISNGRPYGVRVRLGDETRQSLETMRDTVFNSSSGHTASLGSMATITQLPPQNEIRRENLQRVAVVTGNLEGTDLGTAVKKVQQRVQAMHLPANVRVEYGGTYQEQQKSFGELARVLLMALVLVFGVLLTEFRNFAAPTAILTSSVLSIAGVVGALLVTGITFNVASFMGLIMVIGIVAKNGILLLDADERYRAEGMNAREAMVMAAQRRLRPILMTALAAVSGMLPLALALGAGSQMLQPLAIAVIGGLAISMLLSLVVTPVVYFLLTRHHTPEFATLPEPEHTVSL
- a CDS encoding efflux RND transporter periplasmic adaptor subunit; translated protein: MPRRNCNSIRWRVAAITLAVLPGILAGCKKATTADEDSDEAVAVQAEHPSVGPISEQITADAILAPLAQAAIAPRISAPIRAEYVQRGAHVKKGQLVVSLEDRDLQGSALDSKGAVTSAQAAYTTATRATIPEEVQKAQLDVDQAKANLEVATRTADERRKLLQQGAIAGRDVDTAIAAQVQAQATYDSAVKHLQSVQGTTRKTDEEASRGQLTSAQGRLINAEAQVDYANLRSPINGVVTDRPLFPGETAAAGTPVITIMDTSSLVAKLHIAQASAQKLKLGGSAQVYVPGIDDPQSGTVSLISPALDPGSTTVEVWLKLPNPDGRYKVGTPVHAVLQGITIPNAVQLPASSILPSDDGGTNVLVVGSDQTAKKRSVKIGLRTPDKVQILDGVSPADLVITEGGYGLDEGSKVKIGGDKDDDKGSASDDKGAKD